Genomic segment of Streptomyces sp. NA02950:
TGGCTCGCCGTCTTCCGCGGAGCCCTCGCGATCCTCTTCGCCGCCACCTGTCTGTTCCTGGCGATCATCACCTTCACCGCGGTCACCCTGCTGGTCGGCCAGCCCTTCTACGAGTCGCTGTCCGAGGCGGTCGACCGCTCCGAGGACGGCACCGCGCCCGAGTCCGGGCTGCCGCTGTGGCGTGAACTGTGGATCGGGCTGCGCGAGGCCATCGCCCTGGTGATCCGCGTGGCGCTGTGGAGCGTGCTGTTCTTCGCGCTGGGCTTCGTCCCGGTGATCGGCCAGACCGCGATCCCCGCGCTCGCGTTCTGCGTGACCGGTTTCTTTCTCACCGAGGAACTGACGTCGATCGCCCTGCTGCGCCGCGGTGTGCTGTTGCGGGAGCGGCGGCGGATGCTGCGCGGCCGCCGCCTGCTCAGCCTCGGTTTCGGGGTGCCGCTCGCCCTGTTCTTCCTGCTGCCGCTGGTGGCCGTGTTCCTGATGCCGGGCGCGGTCGCGGGCGCGACCCTGCTGGTGCGCGATCTGACGGGCGAGGCCGAGCCGGTCGGCGGGGACTCGGGCCATCCGGCGGACGCGGTGGCGGGCGATCCGCCACCGCCGCCGCTCTCCTAGCCCCTAACCCGCCGCCGCGGTCAGCACGGAGCGCACCTGTTCCGTGATGGCGAGGCGGTTGCGGAGGAACTCCGGGTCGGTCACCTCGCCGGTCGCCGGGTCGGTGTTCCCGGCGCCGAACTGAAGGACGGGCGTGTGCAGATGGCCGCCCGGCGCCTTCAGCCCCACCGCGTCGCGCAGCAGTGTGGCGCGGTAGGCGATCTCGTTGGACAGATAGTCCCCGCCACCGCCCGCGCGGGCCGTCGAACCGGGCGTCGGCCCGTCCGGACGCACCACCGGACCGCCGCCGCCCGCCGGTATCTCGGTGACCTCCGTGTGGTCGTACACCGGGAAAGGACCGGTGTCCGCCGCCACGATCCGTCCGTACGGAAGCGTGGTGGTCGTCCACTGCGGCCGCGGTGCGGGCGTCGGCACACCGGAGGGGATGGGCACGGTCCCGGTCTCCGACACATTGGCGTTGTCGGGATAGCCGCCCCGCCAGGCGCCGTTGGTGCGCTCCACGTCGAAGCGGCCGATCCGGCCCTGGCTCACGGTCATGAAGACATCCGCCCGCCGCGGTCCGGACCGGAACGACGGCAGCAGTGTCCGCTCGACCGTCCCGTCCGCGAAGTCCGCCCAGCGCACGGGGAACACGGCGGTCTCGATCCGCGCCGGCCCCCGCTTCGTACGGATCGTGGTCCCGTCCAGCGCGAGCGCGGCGGCCCCCGAGGGGTTGGACCGGCGCGGATCCGCGTCCAGCTGGAACGGATCGAAACCGGTGACCACGATCCGCCTGATCCGCGGACCCGCGGGCAGCTCGATGGAGTCCTCACCACGCGAGCCGCGCTCCAGCGTGGCGAGCAGCGCGGCACGCCGCTCGTCGGACAGCGGGAATCCGGGCCGCCACTCGCCCAGCGCCCGGGTCATCCCCAACCGCGCCCAGTACAGCGGCCGGTCGTCGTCCCGGCTCAGATCCCCGCCCGCGGGCCCACGCCCCTGTACCCG
This window contains:
- a CDS encoding EI24 domain-containing protein; protein product: MRDFAAGFGYLVKGQRWVARHGRWWGIGMLPALITLVGYAAALVALFFWTDDVIAWATPFADDWSSPWLAVFRGALAILFAATCLFLAIITFTAVTLLVGQPFYESLSEAVDRSEDGTAPESGLPLWRELWIGLREAIALVIRVALWSVLFFALGFVPVIGQTAIPALAFCVTGFFLTEELTSIALLRRGVLLRERRRMLRGRRLLSLGFGVPLALFFLLPLVAVFLMPGAVAGATLLVRDLTGEAEPVGGDSGHPADAVAGDPPPPPLS
- a CDS encoding pyroglutamyl peptidase, with product MRPTHARLALFGAALIAAAPLVSAGPVAAEARAATASPTVEERRLDQAAPREILRRSGFDTVAPDFARALEGVRSVAEAETVVARDGGRLWRRAVERVQGRGPAGGDLSRDDDRPLYWARLGMTRALGEWRPGFPLSDERRAALLATLERGSRGEDSIELPAGPRIRRIVVTGFDPFQLDADPRRSNPSGAAALALDGTTIRTKRGPARIETAVFPVRWADFADGTVERTLLPSFRSGPRRADVFMTVSQGRIGRFDVERTNGAWRGGYPDNANVSETGTVPIPSGVPTPAPRPQWTTTTLPYGRIVAADTGPFPVYDHTEVTEIPAGGGGPVVRPDGPTPGSTARAGGGGDYLSNEIAYRATLLRDAVGLKAPGGHLHTPVLQFGAGNTDPATGEVTDPEFLRNRLAITEQVRSVLTAAAG